The candidate division TA06 bacterium genome includes a window with the following:
- the tadA gene encoding Flp pilus assembly complex ATPase component TadA encodes MALKIGDMLLKSGMISAEQLDKALKEQQSTGSKLGSVLAKLGYITEDEILQFLSKQFNVPAVNLNDYNFDKAILGLIPAKLAQKYGVLPLNRLGRVLTVAMIEPTNFHAMEEIKFSTGFEVHPALALESAIWTAIDKNYGASGMLEEVMQSMEETTEGEEGGLEVLEEEKDDGGDAMSEMTAAIENSPAAKLINALIAEGVKRHATDIHLEPYEKDMRVRMSVDGVLHEVMQPPLKMKSSLVARIKIISKLKVEEKRMPQDGRLRLNVMDRPIDLRVSIIPSAFGEKVAMRILDRSTVTFDLNLLGFEPGPLKHLLKAVHTPFGIALVTGPTGCGKTTTLYGALQEVNKPDVNIMTAEEPVEYSLMGINQVAVHEDGGTTFAAALKAFLRQDPNIIMVGEIRDKETAEIAIRASLTGHMVLSTVHTNSACLTITRLVDMGVEPFMISSSLLVVESQRLVRKVCQNCKEPYQPDQRLLEEFAHSKIDFSKANFVKGRGCSECRNSGYKGRLALAEILPITPAIRELIMRRATSAEIEAKAIEEGMPTLRMDGITKMMNGMTTIDEVMKETVAAD; translated from the coding sequence ATGGCGTTAAAAATCGGCGACATGCTTTTAAAGTCCGGGATGATCAGCGCGGAGCAGCTGGATAAGGCTTTAAAAGAACAGCAGTCCACCGGAAGCAAGCTGGGGTCGGTGCTGGCCAAGCTTGGTTACATCACTGAGGATGAGATATTACAGTTCTTGTCCAAGCAGTTCAATGTGCCGGCGGTGAACCTCAACGATTATAATTTTGACAAGGCCATCCTAGGCCTGATCCCGGCCAAACTGGCCCAAAAATACGGGGTGTTACCGCTTAACCGGCTGGGGCGGGTCTTGACTGTGGCCATGATAGAACCCACCAATTTTCACGCCATGGAGGAGATAAAGTTCTCCACCGGGTTCGAGGTCCATCCGGCCTTGGCTCTGGAATCTGCCATCTGGACCGCCATCGACAAGAATTACGGCGCCTCCGGGATGCTGGAGGAAGTGATGCAATCCATGGAAGAGACGACCGAGGGCGAAGAGGGCGGCCTGGAGGTGCTGGAGGAGGAGAAGGACGACGGGGGCGACGCCATGTCCGAGATGACGGCGGCCATCGAAAATTCCCCGGCCGCCAAACTGATCAATGCCCTGATCGCCGAAGGCGTCAAGCGCCACGCCACCGACATTCACCTGGAGCCTTACGAAAAGGACATGCGGGTGAGGATGTCAGTGGATGGTGTGCTGCACGAAGTGATGCAGCCGCCACTTAAGATGAAATCATCGCTGGTGGCCAGGATCAAGATCATCTCCAAACTTAAGGTGGAGGAGAAGCGGATGCCCCAGGACGGCCGTCTCCGGCTTAATGTCATGGACCGGCCCATTGATCTTCGGGTATCCATCATCCCTTCGGCCTTCGGGGAAAAGGTGGCCATGCGTATTCTGGACCGGAGCACCGTTACCTTTGATTTGAACCTGTTGGGATTTGAGCCCGGGCCCCTGAAACATCTTTTAAAGGCGGTCCACACCCCGTTCGGGATCGCCTTGGTTACCGGTCCCACCGGCTGCGGCAAGACCACCACCCTCTACGGGGCCTTGCAGGAGGTCAACAAGCCCGATGTCAACATCATGACGGCCGAGGAACCGGTGGAATACAGCCTGATGGGCATCAACCAGGTGGCGGTGCACGAGGACGGAGGCACCACCTTTGCCGCCGCCCTGAAGGCTTTTTTGCGGCAGGATCCCAACATCATCATGGTGGGTGAGATCCGGGACAAGGAGACAGCCGAGATAGCCATCAGGGCATCTCTGACAGGGCATATGGTGCTTTCCACCGTTCACACCAATAGTGCCTGTCTGACCATCACCCGTCTGGTGGACATGGGGGTGGAGCCCTTCATGATATCATCCTCGCTGCTGGTGGTGGAGTCCCAGCGGCTGGTGCGCAAGGTCTGCCAGAATTGCAAAGAGCCGTATCAGCCCGATCAAAGGTTGCTTGAGGAATTCGCTCATTCCAAGATTGACTTTTCCAAAGCCAATTTCGTCAAGGGCCGGGGCTGTTCCGAGTGCCGGAACTCCGGCTACAAGGGCCGGTTGGCCCTGGCAGAGATACTGCCCATCACCCCGGCCATCCGTGAATTGATCATGCGCCGGGCCACTAGCGCCGAGATAGAGGCCAAGGCCATAGAGGAGGGCATGCCTACCCTGAGAATGGACGGCATCACCAAGATGATGAACGGGATGACGACCATCGACGAGGTAATGAAGGAAACCGTGGCTGCCGACTAA
- the pilB gene encoding type IV-A pilus assembly ATPase PilB, translating to MALKLGDMLLQAGLITKEQLEKALVEQKSSGDKLGACLIKMKFITEEATTDFLGKQFNVPTINLSNKEIDPLVLKLIPADVAQKCQVIPVARQGRTLQVAMSNPADVFTLENIQFLTGMEVKPLVCADTAIARALEKLYAGSAGLNEAMKAVQEEEGQVEFVDKEQEDVVTQADMEAAPVVKLVNQMVFDAVKRGVSDIHIEPYEKVLRVRFRIDGVLQEAMSPPKRIAAAVASRIKVLSRLNLTERRLPQDGRFSVKAGDQNVDFRVSTMPIKHGEKICIRILRQSGLSSDLTKLGLEGKPMENFLAASSKPNGMILITGPTGSGKTMTLYSLINRLNTPKVNISTAEDPVEFDIMGINQVNIHPEIGYTFAVALKAFLRQDPNIILVGETRDRETGEIAMTAAMTGHLVLSTLHTNDAPSSLNRLLDMEIPPFLIAATVNVIEAQRLVRTICPNCKQPDPSITPELITKLGADPAEFEGVTFYKGAGCMDCNRTGFKGRIGLYEILVISPAIRKLILSRASTDEIRDMAVKEGMQLLRQDGFNKVRKGITTLETVIAKTVAD from the coding sequence ATGGCACTTAAACTGGGAGACATGTTGCTGCAGGCCGGGCTGATCACCAAGGAACAGCTGGAGAAGGCCCTGGTGGAGCAAAAGAGCAGCGGTGACAAACTGGGGGCCTGCCTGATAAAAATGAAATTCATTACCGAGGAAGCCACCACCGACTTTCTTGGCAAGCAGTTCAATGTGCCTACCATCAATCTTTCCAACAAAGAGATCGATCCCCTGGTGCTGAAGCTGATCCCGGCCGATGTAGCCCAGAAGTGCCAGGTGATCCCGGTGGCCCGACAGGGCAGGACCCTGCAGGTGGCCATGTCCAATCCGGCCGACGTCTTCACATTGGAGAATATCCAGTTTTTGACCGGGATGGAGGTAAAACCGCTGGTCTGCGCCGACACCGCCATTGCCCGGGCCCTGGAAAAGCTTTACGCCGGCTCTGCCGGACTTAACGAAGCCATGAAGGCGGTTCAGGAAGAGGAAGGCCAGGTGGAATTTGTGGACAAGGAACAGGAGGATGTGGTCACCCAGGCCGACATGGAAGCGGCCCCGGTGGTCAAACTGGTCAACCAGATGGTCTTTGATGCAGTCAAGCGAGGGGTCTCGGACATCCACATCGAACCTTACGAAAAGGTTTTAAGGGTACGCTTCCGCATTGACGGGGTGCTGCAGGAAGCCATGTCTCCGCCCAAGCGGATTGCGGCCGCGGTGGCCAGCCGCATCAAGGTGCTTTCCCGGCTGAACCTGACCGAGCGCCGCCTGCCACAGGACGGTAGGTTCTCGGTGAAGGCCGGCGACCAGAACGTGGATTTTCGCGTCTCCACCATGCCCATTAAACACGGCGAGAAGATATGTATCCGGATCCTTCGCCAGTCAGGCCTTTCCTCCGATCTGACTAAACTGGGGCTGGAGGGTAAACCGATGGAGAATTTTTTGGCCGCCTCTTCCAAGCCCAATGGGATGATCCTGATCACCGGGCCCACCGGTTCGGGAAAGACCATGACCCTTTATTCGCTGATCAACCGGCTCAATACCCCCAAGGTCAACATCAGCACCGCCGAGGACCCGGTGGAATTCGACATCATGGGCATCAATCAGGTGAACATCCACCCCGAGATCGGGTATACTTTTGCCGTGGCTTTAAAGGCCTTTCTGCGCCAGGACCCCAACATCATCCTGGTGGGGGAGACCCGGGACCGGGAGACCGGCGAAATTGCCATGACCGCGGCTATGACCGGGCATTTGGTGCTTTCCACCCTGCACACCAATGACGCCCCCAGCAGTCTGAACCGTCTTCTGGACATGGAGATCCCGCCCTTCCTGATCGCCGCCACCGTCAATGTCATCGAGGCTCAACGGCTGGTGCGGACCATCTGTCCAAACTGCAAACAGCCGGATCCCAGCATTACGCCGGAACTGATAACCAAACTGGGGGCAGACCCGGCCGAGTTCGAAGGGGTTACCTTCTACAAGGGTGCTGGCTGCATGGACTGCAACCGCACAGGGTTCAAGGGACGGATAGGACTATACGAGATATTGGTGATCAGTCCGGCCATCCGCAAGCTGATCTTGAGCCGGGCCTCCACCGATGAGATCAGGGATATGGCCGTCAAGGAGGGGATGCAGCTGCTGCGTCAGGACGGTTTTAACAAGGTCAGGAAAGGAATAACCACGCTGGAAACTGTGATCGCCAAAACAGTGGCCGATTGA
- a CDS encoding ComEA family DNA-binding protein, whose protein sequence is MFGFTPDEKKAVIFLIAAFVTGTAILVYKKSHPGFAPGLKSIIANLPAPVDSGSAQGLSSGSATGDVETSYRQSRKYFPAQKVNINQASQQALEKLPNVGPAMAQRIIDYRAAKGGFKKADELGNVKGIGPKRLSQLMEHVTVE, encoded by the coding sequence ATGTTCGGATTCACTCCTGACGAAAAAAAGGCCGTGATCTTCCTGATAGCAGCTTTTGTGACCGGCACAGCCATCCTGGTCTACAAGAAAAGCCATCCCGGTTTTGCCCCCGGATTGAAAAGCATTATTGCCAACCTGCCGGCGCCAGTTGACAGCGGTTCGGCCCAAGGACTTTCATCCGGTTCAGCCACCGGCGATGTGGAAACATCGTACAGGCAAAGCCGGAAATATTTTCCGGCACAAAAGGTGAATATCAATCAAGCATCACAGCAGGCTCTGGAAAAACTTCCAAATGTCGGACCGGCCATGGCCCAAAGGATCATTGACTACAGGGCCGCCAAAGGGGGATTTAAAAAGGCGGATGAATTGGGAAACGTAAAAGGCATTGGCCCAAAGCGGCTGAGCCAACTGATGGAACATGTAACGGTGGAATAG
- a CDS encoding LptF/LptG family permease encodes MKIMDRYLLREHLAPFFFALAVTTFILLMDKLFELIDLLIGKRVAGLLVLKIFALSLPSILALTVPMAVLVAVLMTFGRISGDNELTALKSAGLPLSRLLVAPVLAGMALTLGLYFFTDRILPEANHSLKNTFMAISSAKPALRLKENTFVSDFTGYNILVGKVDAGSSRLHKVTIYESIPNGYPRTIIADEGQLTMMTRQNVLRLELWRGQIHEADVKDPRTYHKMDFNTHVINLPLDPATVQTVQAQRGDREMTSRMMQGQITQIEQTIAPVRTQLADSARLSAWQKEQFKQDIHNKTSDIRRYQVEIQKKLAIPFACLVFVLLGVPLGSMTRKGSMGASIGMALGFFVLYYLALVGGEELADRQIVSPWLAMWVANIALGTCGVLLLLWQNSEIDLRKLITKKAK; translated from the coding sequence ATGAAAATAATGGACCGCTATCTTTTAAGGGAGCACCTGGCCCCCTTTTTCTTTGCGCTGGCAGTCACCACCTTCATCCTGCTGATGGACAAACTGTTTGAGCTGATCGACCTTTTGATCGGCAAACGGGTGGCCGGGCTGTTGGTGCTGAAGATCTTTGCCTTAAGCCTGCCCTCGATTCTGGCTCTGACCGTGCCCATGGCGGTGCTGGTGGCGGTGTTGATGACCTTCGGCCGCATCTCCGGCGACAATGAACTGACCGCGCTTAAATCCGCCGGACTGCCGCTGTCCCGGCTGCTGGTGGCCCCGGTCCTGGCCGGGATGGCTTTGACCCTAGGCCTGTATTTTTTCACCGACCGGATACTGCCCGAGGCCAACCACTCTCTGAAAAACACCTTTATGGCCATCTCCTCCGCCAAACCGGCCCTGCGGCTGAAGGAGAACACATTCGTTTCCGATTTTACCGGCTATAATATCCTGGTGGGCAAAGTGGATGCCGGCAGTTCCCGCCTGCACAAGGTCACCATATACGAAAGCATTCCCAACGGCTACCCCCGGACCATTATCGCAGACGAGGGACAGCTGACCATGATGACCAGGCAGAATGTTCTGCGGCTGGAGCTGTGGCGGGGCCAGATCCACGAAGCCGACGTCAAGGATCCCCGGACCTACCATAAAATGGATTTCAACACCCACGTCATCAACCTGCCCCTGGACCCGGCCACGGTTCAGACGGTGCAGGCCCAGCGGGGAGACCGGGAGATGACCTCCAGAATGATGCAGGGACAGATCACTCAGATAGAACAGACCATCGCCCCGGTAAGAACCCAGCTGGCTGATTCTGCCCGGCTCTCGGCCTGGCAGAAAGAACAGTTCAAGCAGGACATCCACAATAAGACCAGCGACATCCGACGTTATCAGGTGGAAATTCAAAAGAAGCTCGCCATTCCATTTGCCTGCCTGGTCTTCGTATTATTAGGAGTGCCACTGGGATCGATGACCAGAAAGGGTTCCATGGGCGCCAGTATCGGCATGGCACTAGGATTTTTTGTGCTCTATTACCTGGCTTTGGTGGGCGGCGAAGAACTGGCCGACCGCCAGATAGTGTCTCCCTGGCTGGCCATGTGGGTGGCCAACATTGCTTTGGGAACCTGCGGAGTCCTGCTGCTTTTGTGGCAGAATTCTGAAATTGACCTTCGCAAACTGATCACCAAAAAGGCAAAATGA
- the lptG gene encoding LPS export ABC transporter permease LptG, translating into MKIIDRYLIREFLKTMLLALVSFVLLFILVDVFEKLDIFIDAKAKLWMVALYYLYQIPYILVLTLPVAMLLASMGTISQMSRHYEIVALKSSGISLNRVFMPLLMLGLLVSLLVLGFGETVVPFTNQKRGNLERQDIRKRSLHFETIRNDLYYAGTGGRFYFIKRYDVPKASMDSVVIWQMDTLNRLAVRVDAPRGLWVNDHWELQGIKGTPIIRRQFINDQMLEDSLQFLALTGFAETPESFTKRVLLPDEMNFAQLSRYIDALQRSGGDAHRYVVDLYFKLSFPFANFIILLFGLPILSNSRKSGATLSFSLSLLVCFVFWGILQTGRALGHNASLPPTVAAWLPNLLFGALGLYILYRAPK; encoded by the coding sequence ATGAAGATCATAGACCGCTATCTGATCCGGGAATTCCTCAAAACCATGCTGCTGGCCTTGGTTTCCTTTGTACTGCTCTTCATCCTGGTGGATGTCTTTGAAAAGCTGGACATTTTCATCGACGCCAAAGCCAAGCTTTGGATGGTGGCCCTTTATTATTTGTATCAGATTCCCTACATTCTGGTGTTGACCCTACCGGTGGCCATGCTTTTGGCCAGCATGGGAACCATCAGCCAGATGTCCCGGCATTACGAGATTGTGGCCCTTAAATCATCCGGCATCAGCCTCAATCGCGTATTCATGCCGCTTTTAATGCTGGGCCTTTTGGTAAGCTTGCTGGTGCTGGGATTTGGGGAAACCGTGGTCCCTTTCACCAACCAAAAACGGGGAAATTTGGAGCGCCAGGACATCCGCAAGCGCAGCCTGCATTTTGAAACTATCCGCAATGATCTTTATTATGCCGGAACCGGCGGCAGATTTTATTTCATTAAAAGATACGATGTTCCCAAAGCCTCCATGGACTCGGTGGTGATCTGGCAGATGGACACCCTGAACCGGCTGGCGGTGCGGGTGGACGCCCCCAGAGGGTTATGGGTCAACGACCACTGGGAGCTTCAGGGAATCAAAGGAACGCCCATCATCAGGCGCCAGTTCATCAACGACCAGATGCTGGAGGACAGCCTCCAGTTCCTGGCTTTAACCGGGTTTGCCGAGACCCCGGAATCATTCACCAAAAGGGTGCTGCTGCCGGACGAGATGAACTTTGCCCAATTATCCAGGTATATAGATGCCCTGCAGCGCTCAGGCGGGGATGCCCACCGCTATGTGGTGGACCTCTACTTCAAGCTTTCATTCCCCTTCGCCAACTTCATCATTCTGCTGTTCGGGCTTCCCATCCTATCCAATTCCCGCAAAAGCGGGGCCACCCTTAGTTTTTCCCTTTCGCTGCTGGTCTGCTTTGTATTTTGGGGGATATTGCAGACCGGCCGGGCCCTGGGCCATAATGCTTCCCTGCCGCCCACGGTGGCGGCCTGGCTTCCCAATCTGCTATTCGGAGCGCTGGGCTTGTACATCCTTTACCGGGCTCCCAAATAA